The sequence below is a genomic window from Pleurocapsa sp. PCC 7327.
ACTGACTTTCAGTCCCGTTTCTTCGATAAAATCCGGGGTGACTTGTAAGATCTCTTGGGGAGGCAAACCATTGAGTCCTTCAATTAATAATGCCACCAATCCCTTGACCAACTGTGCGTCAGAATCGCCTCGATACCAAACCTTTCCCTCTTTCAAGTCAGCAGCGATATACACTTGAGAAGTGCAACCACGAACTTTATTTTCTGGCGTTTTCTCTTCCTCCGGCATCGGCTCTAGTTTTTTGGCATACCAAAGCAGTTGCTCGTAGCGTTTTTTGGGATCCTTGCGGCTCTTAAAGCGCTGTACGATGCGATCGAGGTTAGGAGGTAAGAAAGTTTCGGGAGATGACATAATCGCTTCGCGTCGGGATGGGAAATCGTCTTTTTTTTGCCAGCTTGCACCCACTCAATTCTAACATTCCGCTAACTCGAAAACAGAAGAATAATCATTCTTCTTTTCCTGATTAATTAAAATCAAAGTTTTGGTGAAGGGATTAGATCCAGGGCGAACGATGGGATTCGAACCCACGAATGGTGGAACCACAATCCACTGCCTTGACCGCTTGGCTACGCTCGCCATTCATTAAATAATCATAGCATATTATATGTTCGATTTTAAGAGAACGAAAACTGAGTTAATCTGGAAGTCAGCGATCGTAACAATAGCGAGCATGACGATGAAAATTGGGCAGCGATTAATGTGGGTTGGGGGAGTTGCGATAGTTGGCATGGGCGGATTGCTGGTCGTTACCAATCCGAGCAATCAAGCCTACGAACAGTACGCAACGGAAAGACTAACGCTTTACCTAAAAGAAGAGGGTTGTACGCAAGTATCAGAGAAATTAGACGGGATCGTACAAAGTTTTTGCAAATCTTTGGTCGATACGGCACGACCTCAAATCAAACAACTGATCGCACAACAGACAAAACGGCAGAACTATCTGTTGTTTAGTATCTATCAAACCAAATTGTCGCCTCCCGCCCCCGCACCGGGTTACTACTTTGAGACTATTGGTGCCTTAGAAAATTTTTATACCTACCAAGTCGAGGAATTGTAGACTGATGGTGATGGCATTTAATTAGCGATCGCAATAATTGCTAGGTAAAGTCTCGAAGGGAAGGTAAAGTTGATGAACAACGACTCGCATGACCATAAGCACGGCGATGATACCAACGAAGTCCTTCAGTTATCCGAACATGAAGAAATTACTAGAACTCCTCCTTGGGGAACCGTTACCGTACTAGAAGAAGGATCTCGCTATCGCATCAATCGCATCGTCGTCAAACCGGGGCACTACATTAGCACTCAGATGCACTATCATCGCAGCGAACACTGGATAGTTGTTTCTGGGACGGCGAAAGTTATTTGTAATGGAGAGGAAAAGTTACTCAAGCAAAAGGAATCGACTTACGTTCCCATGAATACTCCTCACCGCGTTGAAAATCCAGGAGTGATTCCATTGGTAATGATCGAAGTCCAAAACGGAGAGTATTTGGGGGATGATGACATCATTCGCTTTTCAGAAATTTAGTTAGGAGCGAGTTTGCCAAAAAGCTTGTATGGAGAACTGGAAATTTTTATTCTCTAGTTCCTAACCCTATCCCTTTTCAATTCCACTATTTTCCACTTTAGGGGTAATACAACTTTCCTTCTAGAGGTAGTATTTCCCTTTT
It includes:
- a CDS encoding SufE family protein, with the protein product MSSPETFLPPNLDRIVQRFKSRKDPKKRYEQLLWYAKKLEPMPEEEKTPENKVRGCTSQVYIAADLKEGKVWYRGDSDAQLVKGLVALLIEGLNGLPPQEILQVTPDFIEETGLKVSLTPSRANGFYNIFQTMQKKALGFELGMSA
- a CDS encoding DUF4359 domain-containing protein, encoding MTMKIGQRLMWVGGVAIVGMGGLLVVTNPSNQAYEQYATERLTLYLKEEGCTQVSEKLDGIVQSFCKSLVDTARPQIKQLIAQQTKRQNYLLFSIYQTKLSPPAPAPGYYFETIGALENFYTYQVEEL
- a CDS encoding cupin domain-containing protein, which produces MNNDSHDHKHGDDTNEVLQLSEHEEITRTPPWGTVTVLEEGSRYRINRIVVKPGHYISTQMHYHRSEHWIVVSGTAKVICNGEEKLLKQKESTYVPMNTPHRVENPGVIPLVMIEVQNGEYLGDDDIIRFSEI